A single window of Aphidius gifuensis isolate YNYX2018 linkage group LG1, ASM1490517v1, whole genome shotgun sequence DNA harbors:
- the LOC122860977 gene encoding zinc finger protein 271-like isoform X4, with protein MQQQLQSQQQQLHAQQQQQQQQQQQQQQQQQQAHHQMQAHQNAQNNVSNSQNQSVNQAGDHKVKDEGGSCTTERCSDSQVHCQVQCDLQLQPQQDLQQTLMQQQNQQQQISVGISGGNSTTTVNQNNSDKPDKEKDIIRQQIMTQFQVPELKPGGHMMDVRTADGSVVKISAGNEQDLAKTLGAEMVQNMYKVNVDDLNQILAYHEVFGKLQSEIAAGTTLVSSAVPTQTVATIQNGATQIAQSVQLNKFELKTVDGEVAPGPSGSPVSAGSHACDTCGKIFQFRYQLIVHRRYHNERKPFTCQVCGKAFTNAADLTRHGKCHLGGSMFTCEVCFHVFANAPSLERHMKRHATDKPYNCTVCGKSFARKEHLDNHTRCHTGETPYRCQYCAKTFTRKEHMVNHVRKHTGETPHRCEICKKSFTRKEHFMNHVLWHTGETPHQCEVCGKKYTRKEHLANHMRSHTNDTPFRCEICGKSFTRKEHFTNHIMWHTGETPHRCDFCSKTFTRKEHLLNHVRQHTGESPHRCGFCSKSFTRKEHLVNHIRQHTGETPFRCQYCPKAFTRKDHLVNHVRQHTGESPHKCQYCTKSFTRKEHLTNHVRQHTGESPHRCHFCSKSFTRKEHLTNHVRIHTGESPHRCEFCQRTFTRKEHLNNHLRQHTGDSSHCCNVCSKPFTRKEHLVNHMRCHTGERPFVCTECGKSFPLKGNLLFHMRSHNKGSTAERPFRCDLCPKDFMCKGHLVSHRRSHSDERPHSCPDCGKTFVEKGNMLRHLRKHAAEGLPTQVPIQVPTQVTTPATISQTGVIPIPIPLSTTAAVLVSHQLTQQQQQQQQQQQQQQQQQQQQQQQQQQQQQQQQPTTTTPVVPQHTVVVPTPPGVLTSY; from the exons ATGCAACAACAATTGCAATCACAACAGCAACAGTTGCATGcccaacaacagcaacaacaacagcagcaacagcagcagcagcaacaacaacagcaagcACATCATCAAATGCAAGCTCATCAAAATGCCCAGAATAATGTATCAAATTCACAAAATCAATCTGTCAATCAAGCAGGAGATCATAAAGTAAAAGATGAAGGTGGTAGCTGTACAACTGAACGATGCAGTGATAGCCAAGTTCATTGTCAAGTACAATGTGATCTTCAACTTCAACCTCAACAAGATTTACAACAAACATTGATgcaacaacaaaatcaacaacaacaaattagTGTTGGTATCAGTGGTGGTAATTCAACAACCACtgttaatcaaaataattctgATAAACCAGACAAAGAAAAAGATATTATAAGACAACAAATTATGACACAATTTCAAGTACCAGAACTTAAACCAGGTGGTCATATGATGGATGTAAGAACAGCTGATGGTTCTGTTGTTAAAATAAGTGCAGGAAATGAACAAGATCTTGCTAAAACACTTGGTGCAGAAATGGTACAGAATATGTataag gttaatgttgatgatttaaatcaaatattggCATATCATGAAGTATTTGGTAAACTTCAAAGTGAAATTGCTGCTGGTACAACACTTGTTAGTAGTGCAGTACCAACTCAAACAGTTGCAACAATACAAAATGGTGCAACACAAATTGCACAATcagtacaattaaataaatttgaattaaaaacagTTGATGGTGAAGTTGCACCTGGACCAAGTGGTTCACCAGTATCAGCTGGTAGTCATGCATGTGATACTTGtggtaaaatatttcaatttcgTTATCAGCTTATTGTACACAGACGTTATCACAATGAACGTAAACCATTTACATGTCAAGTTTGTGGTAAAGCTTTTACCAATGCTGCTGATTTGACTCGTCATGGTAAATGTCATTTAGGTGGTTCAATGTTTACTTGTGAAGTATGCTTTCATGTATTTGCAAATGCACCATCACTTGAACGTCACATGAAACGTCATGCAACTGATAAACCATACAATTGTACTGTATGTGGTAAAAGTTTTGCAAGAAAAGAACATCTTGATAATCATACTAGATGTCACACTGGTGAAACACCCTACag atgtCAATATTGTGCTAAAACTTTTACAAGAAAAGAACATATGGTTAATCATGTACGTAAACATACTGGTGAGACTCCACATCGTTgtgaaatatgtaaaaaaagttttacccGTAAAGAACATTTTATGAATCACGTATTGTGGCATACTGGTGAGACACCACATCAATGTGAAGTTTgtggtaaaaaatatacacgcAAAGAACATCTTGCAAATCATATGCGATCACATACAAATGATACACCATTTCGTTGTGAAATATGTG gcaaGTCATTTACGAGGAAAGAGCATTTTACGAATCACATAATGTGGCATACTGGTGAAACACCTCATCGTTGTGATTTTTGCTCAAAAACATTTACAAGAAAGGAACATTTATTGAATCATGTACGGCAACACACCGGAGAGTCACCTCATCGTTGTGGTTTTTGTTCAAAATCATTTACCAGAAAGGAACATCTTGTTAATCACATTCGTCAGCATACAGGTGAAACTCCATTTCGTTGTCAGTATTGTCCAAAAGCATTTACTCGTAAGGATCACTTGGTAAATCATGTCAGGCAGCATACAGGTGAATCACCACACAAGTGCCAGTATTGCACAAAATCATTTACAAGAAAGGAACATTTGACAAATCACGTACGTCAACATACAGGTGAATCGCCACATCGTTGTCATTTTTGTTCAAAGTCATTTACACGTAAGGAACATTTAACAAATCATGTAAGAATTCATACTGGTGAATCACCACATCGTTGTGAATTTTGTCAACGTACATTTACAAGAAAAGAACATCTTAATAATCATTTACGTCAACATACTGGTGATTCTTCACATTGTTGCAATGTTTGCTCCAAGCCATTTACAAGAAAG GAACACTTGGTAAATCATATGCGATGTCATACTGGTGAACGTCCATTTGTTTGTACCGAATGTGGTAAAAGTTTTCCATTAAAAGGAAATCTTCTATTTCATATGCGTTCACATAATAAAGGCAGTACTGCTGAACGTCCATTCCGCTGTGATTTATGCCCAAAAGATTTTATGTGTAAAGGACACTTGGTGTCACATCGTCGTTCACATTCAGATGAAAGACCACACAGTTGTCCTGATTGTGGTAAAACATTTGTTGAAAAAGGTAATATGCTTAGACATTTAAGAAAACATGCTGCTGAAGGTTTACCAACACAAGTACCAATACAAGTACCAACACAAGTTACAACACCAGCAACAATATCACAAACTGGTGTTATACCAATACCAATACCATTATCAACAACTGCTGCAGTACTTGTTAGTCATCAATTAacacaacagcaacaacagcaacagcagcagcaacaacaacaacaacagcagcagcagcaacaacaacagcaacaacaacagcagcagcaacaacaacaaccaacaacaacaacaccagttGTACCACAACACACTGTTGTTGTACCTACACCACCTGGTGTACTTAcatcatattaa